A single window of Toxoplasma gondii ME49 chromosome Ib, whole genome shotgun sequence DNA harbors:
- a CDS encoding hypothetical protein (encoded by transcript TGME49_207403): MVWIKLFRGASQTQRWEMFSNRKFSALTIAPFGTTLLWQLSDRRYAIVCNSQFHPFFIVLFGKFNMQHAAANSCIQAEGTPRRWLYAALLLAAHALGIDLF, from the exons ATGGTGTGGATCAAACTGTTCCGGGGAGCCTCACAGACTCAGCGTTGGGAGATGTTCAGCAATCGCAAGTTTTCAGCTTTAACAATAGCTCCTTTCGGCACTACGCTACTGTGGCAGTTGTCAGATAGACGTTACGCGATTGTGTGCAACTCTCAGTTCCACCCTTTCTTCATAGTGTTGTTTGG GAAGTTTAACATGCAGCACGCGGCCGCAAACTCCTGCATTCAAGCAGAAGGGACCCCACGTCGATGGTTGTATGCAGCCCTCCTCCttgcagcgcatgcactcggtATCGACTTGTTTTAA
- a CDS encoding hypothetical protein (encoded by transcript TGME49_207407) yields MIGGSQEGRPLFSQHETACCRAEAQETQRAEPPAEASPDQYDFSHVGSRRFMSLLTRRAPAISASSCEGSKRAAADPSASQPSIWRLATGYSGRIVTTLPSAHARYAICQAEEEVRSLLEASVTAANEGKSHEALGAGIQAVKKERHLRKLLRQAHLLQRHDPELTFAVVLNLANRHQACQNFPEAISAYGSLMRQYRNTAETSAL; encoded by the exons ATGATCGGAGGTTCCCAGGAGGGTCGGCCCCTCTTTTCTCAACACGAAACGGCCTGTTGCCGGGCAGAGGCCCAAGAAACCCAGCGAGCAGAGCCTCCTGCTGAAGCCTCACCAGATCAGTATGACTTCAGTCACGTGGGCTCAAGAAGATTCATGTCCCTGCTCACACGAAGGGCGCCAGCGATATCTGCCTCTTCCTGTGAAGGGAGTAAGCGCGCAGCCGCAGATCCCTCAGCATCTCAACCAA GCATATGGCGATTGGCAACTGGATATAGTGGTCGCATTGTTACAACTCTGCCATCTGCGCACG CTCGCTACGCCATTTGtcaagccgaagaagaggtccGCTCGTTGCTCGAGGCCAGTGTAACCGCGGCAAACGAAGGGAAATCTCACGAAGCCCTTGGTGCCGGAATCCAAGCCGTtaagaaagaaagacacctTCGAAAACTACTGAGGC AAGCGCATCTTTTACAGCGCCATGATCCCGAGCTGACGTTCGCTGTTGTCCTCAACCTGGCGAACCGGCATCAA GCTTGTCAAAACTTTCCCGAAGCTATCTCAGCATACGGCTCGCTGATGCGTCAGTACAGGAACACGGCTGAGACAAGCGCCTTGTAG
- a CDS encoding tetratricopeptide repeat-containing protein (encoded by transcript TGME49_207410) translates to MHEGIVLFCRLRAVRSVRVNIGNIYLAQGRHGEALKMYHIALDSTPANSNFLRCKLLKTIGDAYFLAGKFTEATATYEQLLKVRAQLGWSVSAFLPRGLRGPSRCVSVESESLNLLLCYYAAGNKAKMQEHFLHMLVMQDDMSGTDELVEDDEDDDEDQLSPSSMSPLIVAAQSASFCGASSCCPFPDNSPNHGAACSPPSSQNSSSSGADLSPASGEPDGFTQLICQRRKQTYRRLVLAGGLIAQALAGNVTGSLAANLQSAFDWVIECFRSHGYRELAYEIEMHKANALLRLKCGVDTAVKIYRSFEHVERHHAVLTPRASTNLSFIYILENDLPQATKYADIALSADRYNAHALVNKGCCLLLAGKRQEARHHFLEALGLDAECVEALYNFGLACKIDDQLDEALEAFSRFNQILPSQPEVLYHLGDISESMGQYEKTMEWFSLLTSPGVRPTDARILGRMGAAAAAHSQDDEDKQALHYFLSSYSYYPYSVDVITWLGVYFVKQQLFDKAAEFFHRAAALQPAEPKWLLMVASCYRRSENFPLALALYKKVHREHPADVECLRCLVTVCKEMRIPDDQYAALLRKAENAQQIIYGLQPRGASSARLEERQPIVQSGRTTQIRSLGARQKTLALTDGAAPEEDMAIIENLVF, encoded by the exons ATGCACGAGGGAattgttcttttctgtcgactGCGTGCTGTCCGTAGCGTCCGGGTTAACATTGGCAACATTTACCTCGCCCAAGGCAGGCACGGCGAGGCTCTGAAGATGTACCACATCGCCTTGGATTCGACTCCG GCAAACAGCAATTTTCTCCGTTGCAAGTTACTGAAGACAATTGGGGACGCATACTTCCTCGCAGGAAAGTTTACGGAGGCAACAGCAACATACGAACAGCTTCTCAAA GTCCGAGCGCAACTGGGCTGGAGCGTCTCAGCCTTCTTGCCACGTGGCCTTCGAGGTCCCAGccgctgtgtctctgtcgagagcGAGAGTCTAAACCTGCTTCTGTGTTACTATGCCGCCGGGAACAAAGCGAAGATGCAAGAGCACTTCTTGCACATGCTTGTTATGCAGGACGACA TGTCGGGCACAGATGAACTGGTTGAGGATGATGAGGATGACGACGAGGATcagctctcgccttcgtcgatGTCTCCGCTTATCGTCGCAGCGCAGagcgcttctttctgcggtGCTTCCTCGTGTTGCCCGTTCCCTGACAACTCACCGAATCATGGTGCTGCTTGTTCTCCTCCATCGTCACAAAACTCATCATCCAGTGGAGCGGACTTATCCCCTGCATCCGGGGAGCCAGACGGTTTCACTCAATTGATCTGCCAGCGACGTAAACAGACCTACCGGAGACTGGTTTTGGCAGGTGGCCTCATTGCGCAAGCCCTGGCCGGGAATGTCACAGGATCTCTTGCTGCGAATTTGCAGTCCGCATTCGACTGGGTAATCGAATGTTTCAGAAGCCATG GGTACAGAGAGCTGGCATACGAGATCGAGATGCACAAGGCCAACGCACTTTTGCGCCTGAAATGCGGGGTGGATACGGCGGTGAAGATCTACAGAAGCTTTGAACACGTTGAACGGCACCATGCAGTTCTGACGCCGCGAGCCTCGACGAATCTATCCTTCATTTACATTCTCGAAAACGACCTCCCGCAGGCCACGAAATACGCTGAtatcgctctctctgcggaCCG GTACAACGCACATGCTCTCGTTAACAAGGGGTGCTGCCTACTCCTCGCCGGCAAGCGACAGGAAGCGCGACACCACTTCCTGGAGGCACTTGGGCTCGATGCTGAGTGTGTTGAGGCCCTCTACAATTTTGGCCTTGCCTGCAAAATCGATGACCA ACTTGACGAGGCTCTAGAGGCATTCTCAAGGTTCAACCAAATCCTTCCGAGTCAGCCCGAGGTTCTGTACCACCTCGGGGATATCAGCGAGTCT ATGGGTCAGTACGAGAAAACGATGGAGTGGTTTTCGCTGCTCACATCTCCTGGAGTTCGGCCGACGGATGCCCGCATCCTGGGACGCATGGGTGCAGCGGCGGCCGCCCATTCTCAAGACGACGAGGATAAACAAGCGCTCCACTATTTCCTCAGCTCATACAG CTACTACCCGTACTCGGTGGATGTCATCACGTGGCTCGGCGTGTACTTCGTGAAGCAGCAGCTGTTTGACAAGGCCGCAGAGTTTTTCCACCGCGCGGCAGCTCTGCAACCTGCAGAACCTAAGTGGCTGCTCATGGTCGCGTCCTGCTACCGCCGAAGCGAGAatttccctctcgctctcgccctATACAAAAAGGTGCACCGCGAGCACCCGGCTGACGTCGAGTGCCTCCGGTGTCTAGTCACCGTCTGCAAAGAAATGCGGATCCCGGACGACCAGTATGCGGCGCTCCtgcgaaaagcagaaaatgcGCAGCAGATAATTTACGGGCTTCAGCCCCGCGGTGCGTCTTCTGCACGTCTGGAGGAACGACAACCAATAGTCCAGAGTGGGAGGACGACGCAGATCCGCTCCCTGGGAgcgcgacagaaaacgctGGCGCTAACTGACGGCGCGGCACCAGAAGAGGATATGGCGATCATAGAGAACTTGGTTTTCTGA
- a CDS encoding hypothetical protein (encoded by transcript TGME49_207420), giving the protein MLFSGTNSGTYVYVRLSRRENNVSLSSTHFLYVYAFSDEKFLESSRNGAPPLPHSGCMYTSFSGPADSRIFRAGWLKPVFQRELGVELAFFKGIKQYSLFHVVEADPGRECAQCAALLRLSGLSRVSNFFAFFHIDFWSRLLTSDERKRRGRAAQRLPRNSTALLPGNAVL; this is encoded by the exons ATGCTTTTCTCTGGGACCAACTCGGGAACGTACGTGTATGTTCGTCtttcgaggagagaaaacaacgtCTCTCTTTCATCCACACATTTTCTGTACGTTTACGCCTTCTCTGACGAGAAATTCCTCGAGTCCTCCCGAAATGGCGCTCCTCCACTACCTCACtcggggtgtatgtacacctcgtTTTCTGGGCCAGCAGACTCGCGCATTTTCCGTGCAGGGTGGCTTAAACCGGTTTTTCAACGCGAGCTCGGCGTTGAACTCGCCTTTTTCAAAGGTATCAAGCAATATTCTCTCTTCCACGTCGTTGAGGCCGATCCAG GGAGAGAGTGCGCGCAGTGTGCGGCGCTCCTGCGACTTTCAGGgctgtctcgcgtttccaactttttcgcgttctttcACATCGACTTCTGGTCAAGGCTCCTCACCAGCGACGAACGGAAAAGGCGCGGAAGAGCCGCACAACGCCTACCCAGAAACTCCACTGCACTTTTACCGGGCAACGCCGTACTCTGA
- a CDS encoding ATP-dependent RNA helicase DDX1, putative (encoded by transcript TGME49_207430) encodes MSAFEELGVCPEIIKAVEEDDWLLPTPIQAESIPLILGGGDVCAAAETGSGKTGAFGLPALQIVHESLRAAAQAAVVSMKPNQASRGCTLDEAARDLQICLGDGERCSCADSRGWRGVRGTAPVLAGKYMYEVEILSPGLVRVGWGTRLGKLEIGKDENSFGYGGTGKKSWNGRFEDYGVQFGAGDVVGCLLDRSNPDRGTVSFAVNGRLLGEAFVLPPALRNSALLPAICGKDFDARCRFARLEFPVEGFAPVANLKACDDARCLAGETPGKSSSGVQCLILEPTRDLALQTFNCLKKIGRYLEAPSIRVALCCGGDEREQRGEMAKGPHIVVGTLQKVSSCIHRGVLSVKSLKLLILDEADELVKFDALSEILKIKRAASVGTSRRMQVSLFSATLHTDDVRRAVEALTERPTWVDLKGKVTIPDTVHALICPVFAHEGMPFKSASLGRVEPKTDGIHAPSATLPRHSEQFASQRVKEIKPHLVVALADAFKMETCLVFCRTNLDCDNLELFLTSCGGGRKFVGKAESGKENPYSCVVLAGMRSQEERNRNLAHFKAGDVRFLVCTDVAARGIDIHELPFLIMTTLPDDPDLFFHRVGRVGRADRMGLAICLAATSPEQMWFHRCANRGQGCRNTRLVKEGGCTIWYDETACLKAIEDRVGGPLPRMDAGNFSCPGIVDPLGVLGDSAGDNIRKRRPGASSETGEGATRRDAAGAPGPVVYGKARNDQNLLSTMKHLQEISGAVSELEILEREMQKQFVTLAARGI; translated from the exons ATGTCCGCCTTCGAGGAACTCGGCGTCTGCCCAGAAATCATCAAAGCTGTTGAGGAAGATGACTGGCTTCTGCCTACGCCCATCCAAGCGGAGTCTATCCCCTTAATTCTTGGA GGAGGAGATGTCTGCgcagcggcagagacaggcagcgGCAAGACGGGCGCCTTCGGCCTCCCTGCGCTGCAGATCGTCCACGAGAGTCTCCGCGCGGCGGCGCAGGCGGCCGTAGTCTCGATGAAACCTAATCAAG CGTCGCGCGGATGTACGTTGGacgaggcagcgagagactTGCAGATCTGCctcggcgacggcgagagatGCAGCTGCGCGGATTCGCGCGGCTGGCGAGGCGTCCGCGGCACCGCGCCTGTGCTGGCGGGCAAGTACATG TACGAAGTCGAGATCCTCAGCCCCGGCCTAGTTCGCGTCGGGTGGGGAACGCGCCTAGGAAAACTTGAAATTGGCAAAGACGAAAACTCCTTCGGATACGGCGgcacaggaaagaaaagctgGAATGG ACGCTTCGAGGACTACGGCGTCCAGTTCGGGGCAGGCGACGTTGTGGGATGTCTCCTCGACCGGTCGAACCCAGACAGAggaactgtctccttcgcagTCAACGGGCGCTTGTTGGGCGAGGCCTTCGTCCTCCCTCCCGCCCTCCGCAACTCTGCGCTTCTCCCGGCCATCTGCGGCAAAGACTTCGAC GCGCGCTGTCGGTTCGCGAGACTCGAGTTCCCCGTGGAGGGATTTGCTCCAGTCGCCAACTTGAAGGCATGCGACGACGCTCGCTGCCTggcaggagagacacccgGCAAATCCAGTTCAGGAGTCCAGTGCCTGATTTTGGAGCCCACGCGGGACCTCGCTCTCCAAACATTCAACTGCTTAAAAAAAATCG GGAGGTACTTGGAGGCTCCGTCCATTCGCGTCGCTCTTTGCTGcggcggagacgagagagaacagagaggagaaatgGCAAAGGGT ccACACATTGTCGTCGGGACTTTGCAGAAGGTCAGCTCTTGCATTCACCGAGGCGTCCTGTCTGTGAAGTCTTTGAAGCTTCTCATTCTcgacgaggcagacgaacTTGTCAAGTTCGACGCACTCAGCGAAATCCTCAA AATaaagagagcagcgagtGTGGGGACTTCGCGCCGCATGcaagtttctctcttctccgccacGCTTCACACAGACGACGTACGCCGCGCGGTCGAGGCTCTGACAGAAAGACCTACTTGGGTCGACTTGAAAGGAAAAGTGACAATCCCCGACACTGTCCATGCCCTCATCTGCCCCGTATTTGCCCATGAG GGGATGCCGTTCAAGTCTGCGAGTTTGGGCCGCGTGGAACCCAAAACGGACGGCATCCACGCCCCGTCGGCGACGCTACCTCGACATAGTGAACAGTTTGCTTCCCAGAGAGTCAAAGAAATCAAACCGCAT CTCGTCGTCGCCTTGGCAGATGCATTCAAGATGGAAACTTGCCTCGTGTTTTGCCGGACGAACTTGGACTGCGACAACCTCGAACTCTTCCTGACCAGCTGTGGAGGCGGTCGCAAGTTCGTCG GAAAGGCAGAGTCAGGCAAGGAGAACCCCTACTCCTGCGTCGTCTTGGCGGGAATGAGAAgtcaagaggagagaaatcgaAACCTCGCG CATTTCAAAGCTGGAGATGtccgctttctcgtctgcacGGACGTTGCAGCGCGCGGCATTGACATCCAC GAATTGCCGTTCTTGATCATGACGACTCTGCCAGACGACCCAGACCTTTTCTTTCACCGAGTGGGGCGCGTCGGACGCGCAGATCGAATGGGTCTGGCGATTTGCCTGGCTGCGACCTCGCCGGAACAAATGTG GTTTCACCGATGTGCAAATCGCGGTCAAGGGTGCCGCAACACACGCCTGGTGAAggag GGAGGCTGCACAATCTGGTACGACGAAACGGCGTGCCTGAAAG CCATCGAAGACCGCGTCGGCGGACCGCTTCCACGGATGGACGCTGGCAATTTCTCCTGTCCCG GGATTGTGGACCCTCTGGGCGTCCTGGGAGACTCGGCAGGCGACA ACATTCGAAAAAGGCGGCCCGGCGCTTCGAGCGAGACGGGCGAAGGCGCGACGCGCCGCGACGCCGCAGGAGCGCCTGGTCCTGTGGTATACGGCAAAGCGCGAAATGATCAAAACCTTCTTTCGACAATGAAACATCTGCAG GAAATTTCGGGTGCGGTGAGCGAGCTGGAGATtttggagagagaaatgcagaaaCAGTTTGTCACTCTCGCAGCTCGAGGCATCTGa
- the RPS4 gene encoding ribosomal protein RPS4 (encoded by transcript TGME49_207440~Predicted trans-membrane domain (TMHMM2.0):26-49), whose product MYTPDGARVCTCGSTPEFVDSPALLPFLLARSLLSFFLRAGFALVFLLKMARGPRKHLKRIAAPHHWMLDKLTGHYAPRPSPGPHKLRESVPLVVLLRNRLRYALTYREVMMIVMQRLIKVDNKVRTDQCYPAGFMDVISIEKTKENFRMLFDTKGRFVPHPIREEEASYKLCRVKKVVVGPKGVPALITHDGRTMRYPHPSIKAHDCIRLDLNTGKIVDTLKFEAGNMAMVTGGHNVGRVGVIVHRERHLGGFDIIHLRDAKNNEFATRISNVFVIGKGEKAWISLPKEKGIRLSIMENRQVLLKKQQMNN is encoded by the exons atgtacactccAGATGGGGCCCGAGTCTGCACATGTGGGAGCACTCCTGAGTTCGTTGATTCGCCCGCTTtgttgccttttcttctcgctcgttcacttctctctttcttcttgcgtgCCGGCTTtgctctcgtctttctgttGAAAATG gcGCGAGGTCCGAGGAAGCACTTGAAGCGCATTGCTGCGCCTCACCACTGGATGCTGGACAAGCTGACGGGTCACTATGCGCCTCGTCCCTCTCCAG GTCCGCACAAGCTCCGTGAGAGCGTTCCTCTGGTGGTGCTGCTGCGAAACAGACTGCGCTACGCACTGACGTACCGCGAGGTGATGATGATCGTCATGCAGCGCCTGATTAAGGTGGACAACAAAGTCCGGACAGACCAGTGCTACCCTGCAGGCTTCATGGACGTCATTTCCATCGAAAAGACCAAGGAGAACTTCCGCATGCTCTTCGACACCAAGGGCCGGTTCGTCCCCCACCCCAtccgcgaagaagaggcttcgTACAAGCTCTGCAGAGTCAAGAAG GTCGTCGTCGGCCCCAAGGGCGTCCCCGCTCTCATCACCCACGACGGTCGCACCATGCGTTACCCCCACCCGTCCATCAAGGCACACGACTGCATTCGCCTCGACCTCAACACTGGCAAG atCGTGGACACGCTGAAGTTTGAAGCGGGCAACATGGCGATGGTGACTGGGGGTCACAACGTAGGTCGCGTGGGCGTCATTGTGCACCGCGAGCGCCACCTGGGTGGCTTCGACATCATTCACTtgcgagacgcgaagaacaACGAGTTCGCGACGCGCATTTCCAACGTTTTCGTCATTGGGAAGGGTGAGAAGGCGTGGATTTCTCTgccgaaggagaagggcaTTCGGCTGTCGATCATGGAGAACCGCCAGGTTCTGCTGAAGAAACAGCAAATGAACAACTAG